In Microtus pennsylvanicus isolate mMicPen1 chromosome 12, mMicPen1.hap1, whole genome shotgun sequence, the following proteins share a genomic window:
- the Lgalsl gene encoding galectin-related protein isoform X2 yields MRKKKLDDGHLNNSLGSPVQADVYFPRLIVPFCGHIKGGMRPGKKVLVMGIVDLNPESFAISLTCGDSEDPPADVAIELKAVFTDRQLLRNSCISGERGEEQSAIPYFPFIPDQPFRVEILCEHPRFRVFVDGHQLFDFYHRIQTLSAIDTIKINGDLQITKLG; encoded by the exons ATGCGGAAGAAG AAACTTGATGATGGGCACTTAAACAATTCCCTGGGTTCTCCAGTTCAAGCCGACGTGTACTTCCCACGACTG ATAGTTCCATTCTGTGGGCACATTAAAGGTGGCATGCGACCGGGCAAGAAGGTATTAGTGATGGGCATCGTAGACCTCAACCCAGAAAG CTTTGCTATCAGCTTGACCTGTGGCGACTCGGAAGATCCCCCTGCCGATGTGGCAATTGAACTCAAGGCTGTCTTCACAGACCGGCAGCTCCTCAGAAACTCTTGTATCTCAGGAGAAAGGGGTGAAGAACAGTCGGCGATCCCTTACTTCCCGTTTATCCCAGACCAGCCATTCAGG gTGGAGATTCTTTGTGAGCACCCACGTTTCAGAGTATTTGTGGATGGACACCAACTTTTTGATTTTTACCATCGTATTCAAACATTATCTGCAATTGATACCATAAAGATCAATGGGGACCTCCAGATCACCAAGCTTGGCTGA
- the Lgalsl gene encoding galectin-related protein isoform X1, with protein MAGSVADSDAVVKLDDGHLNNSLGSPVQADVYFPRLIVPFCGHIKGGMRPGKKVLVMGIVDLNPESFAISLTCGDSEDPPADVAIELKAVFTDRQLLRNSCISGERGEEQSAIPYFPFIPDQPFRVEILCEHPRFRVFVDGHQLFDFYHRIQTLSAIDTIKINGDLQITKLG; from the exons ATGGCGGGGTCGGTGGCCGACAGCGACGCCGTCGTG AAACTTGATGATGGGCACTTAAACAATTCCCTGGGTTCTCCAGTTCAAGCCGACGTGTACTTCCCACGACTG ATAGTTCCATTCTGTGGGCACATTAAAGGTGGCATGCGACCGGGCAAGAAGGTATTAGTGATGGGCATCGTAGACCTCAACCCAGAAAG CTTTGCTATCAGCTTGACCTGTGGCGACTCGGAAGATCCCCCTGCCGATGTGGCAATTGAACTCAAGGCTGTCTTCACAGACCGGCAGCTCCTCAGAAACTCTTGTATCTCAGGAGAAAGGGGTGAAGAACAGTCGGCGATCCCTTACTTCCCGTTTATCCCAGACCAGCCATTCAGG gTGGAGATTCTTTGTGAGCACCCACGTTTCAGAGTATTTGTGGATGGACACCAACTTTTTGATTTTTACCATCGTATTCAAACATTATCTGCAATTGATACCATAAAGATCAATGGGGACCTCCAGATCACCAAGCTTGGCTGA